The genomic window TTTACATAAAGCCCTGCTCTTTCTAACTGGAGGAAAGGCAGATTTCACAAATTCCCTTTCCTGTTGCTGGTGTGTGTGAATACATATGTGAAAATGTTTGACggtttttttgtagttaatctcATACAGTATATTGCTCTAAATCCTGAAATTGGTTGTGCTGTGAGTGAGTCAGTTGCTAGAATGGCTTACGTGCTTAGTCAGATGAAATATAAGTAAATAACGGCATATATGAAAGAAACCAGATCCTTTCCCTGTTGTTTCAGTCTTCCCCTGTGGTGAACCTCCCCAGAGTTGAAGGTAAGATATTTCTGCAAATAACTGGATAGTTGTGGGATTCGCAGCATGATTGCAATGTTTTACAACCTTTATCTGTAACTCTTTATACACATGTAACTCTTCAACAAACATACATGTAACACTTCAACAAACATGGTCAGTTTTAAGTAAAATTCAGTTTAgttgaaatattttctttcttcccatgaaacacaaaaggagtattTTATTATATCCtcatttccatataatgaaagtagatGCTAATCTGCAGTTGGCTCTCAAATCCCTTTGCACATACGCATATTCAAACTGGTTCTTGTGTGCCAGAATGcaaatgaaatttgagagctatggcagagtgcaaaataatcagtaaataatgattttaattttagtctgttcctcacacaaagctgtcatatggtttcagaagacttggaatattacaCACTGGCAGTCatttgaactacttttatggtgcttaataaaaatcaataaaaatcccCATCcactatcattgtatggaaaagagctgctcgGACATTCTGCCtcgcatctccttttgtgttccacaggaaaaaaaaagtaataatgtttTGGAATTAGGGGAAAGCAttaataaatgataacagaattttcattttagggtgaactatttattttacTAATTGGTTACCCtattaacatttgttaacaatGCTTACATGTCAATGTAGTTTCCCCTGCCCCTATAAATTTGTAGAAGACAAGGGAACCTTAATTATTTTGCAGTAGAAGCCACCTGATTTGTGCACATTATAAGCCAAATATCCACACAGCTGCTGTCTCTAATATCCATATTGTTCAAATTCAACTCACCCATGTGCAAAATAAGCCCCTTCAccatacaaacacagacacacagttgTCTAGAGTGTTTTTGTTTTCAAGACTTTGACAGATAATATCTCACAATTACTTGTCTTCTGTCATTCTAGCTGTGGTTCTGTTTGGGGAGCCTATTAGATGGGAAACAAATTTACAACTGATCATTGATATCCTTTTGACCAATGGGAATCTGAGCAATGCGTACAAGAGTGCTCACTCCTCTCATCTGCCACTTTTAGCATGTAACATGGATCTGATGTGGATGGCAGAGGCACATTCACCAAGGTGATACATTTTGTTCTGTACTAAGTTAAGGATGCAGATATGTTACGCCTTTATTAATATGACAGATCATAAAGTTTGCAATAAGCTAAGGTCTTACTTACTAAGAAGATGGTGTGACACATTGAACTAACTACACATAGGGTTGAGTTCACTAAACGGTTGCGTCACTTTTGCGCACAGTAATTCAACACATAAATCTGTCTTCTTAACTAATCAACCACAATCCAATATAACCAGCCACTAAGTGAGCTGAAATAGGGCTGTGCTGTATTAAAATTAGTGACGGTAATATGTGATTGTCATTCTTTTTAGCACAAACatgttttctatgtaaattaggcttattatagactGTGTCTTACTCAAaaaacattttctattgatcacgGCAACagtaggtgtctggatcacagtacactgagaaaaaagtattttgtggtgaagtaaatatagtaGAAAAGTTTAAGTACTTTCTTCATTGAATAAGTAagtttaagtgtgaacttgaaaatattaagtaaattctacatttgtactccattcaaacatgtaaaaatgaatgctctagctaaaagtaaatatttatgattgtttatctttacaatgtgtcatcatgtatcaatcctaaagtaaaaAACTTTGGCATATGTATTCGCTAATTTCAGTCATTTTCACTggaaaataaaaagtcaattttacttaacttttgaagctggtgttcccagcatgaaTAATtcatgagcttgcatggtttcactgcttgcttattattttgtaaagaagtaaccaaattcattttctactcaaaattaaccGTTCatgataaaaacaattatttgttgATTGTTACCATTATCGTTTTGTGTGCCAAGTGTTGAGTTCTGCATGTGCAGCTCTGTATCTTGTTTCTAttgccagtaatgcaaggtgatgttgtctagtAGACAACATGGCATGCaataagcttccctgtggaaAGCTTCCGTTTGTCATTTTGTACGTTTAAAcgtgtttataaggaaagttcaaaatatataaaaatgtataaaaagttTATTCAAGTACCatatacatcagatttgtaagtaaaagttatagtatttaattaaatgttttaagttaaatttacttactttaatcaaaattatgtcatggagtagattttacttagaaaaaatctatgcaaaaactagctaaatatttatttatttatgtattttttttttttttttaataaaacataaaaaaacattaaaaaaaatcagtgtagTGTAGTGATGCTGTGCAGTCCCAGTAATGTAGCCAGGTCATGGTAGTCttctgcatcctccacaacctagcaTTTTTAACCGGAATTGTGctgtgcaaattgtgttcagcactaAATTTCTTGGCTCGATTGCACCGTTACCTTATTTGCACAGTTCCTTTAGGGAATTagatgctaaaacaacaatgcatgtgcaaataaattccGCTATCAGTGGGACGCTATCATTTATTATTAGTGAGTTCCCCATGTAATGCATTGAGGAAAAACCTCATAAAAAGATTTGAGGCCGGCTAATTAATCAGTGCAAAAAAATGTATACTTCAAATTCAATTGATGTGAAATTTTCGTGTTTGAGGGATCTGACCTTTTCCACCTCAACAGATTCGGTCACGGCACTTTCATGGTGTGTTTGGAGAGCATCTATAAGAAGATTACTGGCAAAGATCTCAAGTATGAGGCCCTGATGGGGAAACCCAGTGAACTGACGTATCATTTTGCTGAGTACCTCATTAGAGAGCAAGCTGCAGAGAGAGGCTGGGGAGCACCAATCAGATCTCTTTATGCTATTGGGTGAGACACTTTCACATTTTAATAGGTTCTCTCTgccagcattgtttttccctgtgtgtgtgcatgtgagtggaTTTCAAATCTGACAGAGAAATTAAGTTATTCTAACCTGTGCCTATAGcagtaaaaaaaagtacaaattcccTATTGAAATATtatataatgaaaattctgtttcattacATTTCCttataatttttcacattgtaCAGATCTAAATTGATCCCTGGTCATATTTATCACATATGAGACATTTGCTTTCTAACAAAACATTAGTGGTGGCAATTTTGATTCATTCCAGTGATGTGTCTTTTGAATCCGTTCACCAAATAGATACTTCAGATTCGTTCACTGATTTGTGCCTTTTCTGCAAATTACTGACAAATATGCAAATCAGGAAATAAGGCTACTGTTTTGTATATTGATATGAATATTTGTGCAAATCACTACCACACCAGTCTAAGAATGCCACATAAATTTGGTTAcaatgccacctactggtcaaaagCAATAAAGTAAAAAATGGTCTGCTcttagccttaaagggatagttctgctcttagccttaaagggatagttcaccccaaaatgaaaatgattctctcatcatttactcaacctcatgccatcccagatgtgtatgactttcttctgctgaacacaaacaaagatttttagaggaatatctcagctctgtaggtccatacaatgcaagtgaatggtgaccagaactttgaagctcaaaaagcatataaaggcagcataaaataaatccatgactccagtggttaaatacatatcttcagaagtgagatgataggtgtgggtgagaaacagttcaatatttaagtaattttttttttttaatctccactttcatttccacattcttcttgtgtttttgggcgattctcattcttcatgcatatcgccacctactgggcagggaggagaatttatagtaaaaaaggaatttaatattgatctgtttcacatccAAAACCCAAAATCATATcagttctgaagatatggatttcaccactggagtcatatgcattacttttatgctgcctttatatgctttttggacctttaaagttatgtccaccattcacttgcattgtatggacctagagcactgagatattcttctcaaaatcttcgtttgtgttcagcagacgtAAAGTCACacacatgagggtaagtaaattatgggagaattttcatttttgggtgaactatccctttaaacctagTTGTCATAAAATCACCACTGGGGGTGCTATGCCATATGCCATAGGTGTGCTTGTGCCAGTAATTGCTGCTTtcctttatattttaataattgtttcTGTTTCTCTCGTTGTCTTTTCACTAAATCAGTAAAGTAATTAAATCTTATGTTAATCCTTTGAATAGGGACAACCTGATGACTGATATTTATGGTGCCAACCTCTACAATCGCTACCTCGAGGAACGAATGGCAAGGAAGACCATCAAAGCAGTGGCAAATGTGGTGACTGGTACTGGGGCACCCAGCCCTGTCCCGCAGGAGGTGGATATGGACAATGGTTGGGAAAGTGAGCTCGCGTCACCCTCTGCCATGTCCTGCAAGTCTATTCTGGTGTGCACAGGAGTCTACAATCCCCACATGGAGTTACCTAAAAATGCTAACCAGTGTATCAAAGAGACAGTCTTCCACGGGCATCGTGACTTCCACTTTGACCCTGCGCTGGTTGAGCCGGAGAGGATCGTACAGGACGTGGATGCTGCTGTTGAACTCATATTTGAGATGGAAAAGTTTGAGACAGCAGTTTAGTTTAATTAAAGAATAGCTCTGTCATCAATTTCTCACCCCCTTGTAGTTCTAAACCCATGACTATCTatgttttgtgaaacacaaaagaagacattttaaagaatgcatttgtctttttttttcatgcagtTACTAAGAATTGATTCTGGagattttaagcttcaaaaagaatgcaaaagcaccataaaagtagcattaaagtatcttaaaagtagtccaaatgactcatgcattatatagatcttctgaagccatacgatagcttaaTGGGAAAAACAGACCTAGCTGTTTTTGGCActcatgaaaaaaattacacgatttataaacaaattattcttttgagttggatctttcAAATGAATTGTTTGATCTCGTTCACAAAAGCATACAGTCCTCAGGTTTAACTCACTGACTCAATGATACAGTATATTCTTACCAGTTAACAGCTCTTTGGTCACTTTCGGtctatttctcacacaaagcaattgtatggGGCTTTTGTTTACTTTCTAAAGCCTGAAATCTCCAGTCCCCATTTTATGTAATTGCATGGAAACAGATGACTAGTACATTCTTCATTAAGAAACTAACAAGGGTTTGGAGCTACGCAAGAGTacataatgactgaatttttattttggggtgaattactCCTATAACATAATGATATTACTCATTGTTTCACTATTTTTGGTACTGTTATACTATCAACTGTCTATATTACTCAGTATTTTCattgcagtatgtgtgtgtgtgtgtgtgtgtgtgtgtgtgtgtgtatatatatatatatatatatatatatatatatatatatatatatttgttttttggagAGAACCTCAACAAATAAGCACAACCCATAAGTGAGAAACCAGGAGAAGTCATTAAAGATACTGTGACATTTTAGTTCTGCTGGTTAGCATGATTTCATTTGAACTTGTAAAGTGTTTGTGTGtcaacaggatttttttattattattataagctatTAAATTCATCTAAATCTATGATGGTTTTACTTTAATCAACAGTGCTGTATGTCATAGAccattattactactattattttCATAATGGTTCGACATTGTTAAAAAGATTTTGTCACATTACATTACTCTAAATTTAAGCTGTTATAGCTTTACCAACTGGTATGACTAATAGTAAGAATGTAATACTGCAGATTATTTCAACATCAGCCATGTTATCTGCATTGTGCCATTAGACAAATGTTTAGAAATCAACTCAGAGTATAGTTTAAGCATTGTTACATTAGTAATTGTTACATCCTCCAAgcctatttatgttttatttggttattgtTACATTATATTgtggtaagatttttttttactcagaacagtacagtacagttttgcactgagaaataaaaaaacaacttaatGGATATTCTTTGAAGATAAAGGAAGTTTATTAAAATCTATCACTTTTTGCTAGTAAATAAACGAATATGCTATTTGCACCTCTGAAATACTGTTGTTAAGCAAATGAGCAAAAGTAGTATAATAAATTACTAAGGGAtggaaataatattatttttttttgtcccttGGAACATTGAATTATTGATGTAGAATattatgtacatatttttttttttaaataacttataGATGGCTTCcttatcaataaaataataagaGTTCTCTTAAACATAATTTATGCTGCaacaattttattgataaaataataaaattacaatttaacacTAAATACAAACTGATCATGTATTTCAAGCTAAACATTTCACTGATtgacaaaatgacataaaatgcaTAGTAATATAACATGATGACATTAAAAGCAAACTACAATGTCATAGTGCCATCAGTATCATCAGTATTTTAAAGGCAATTTATGTCCTCTCAAAAAATTATCTTTCTGTAATTTACTGTTATAAAGTACATTTGGCATAATGTATTTCCAATATTGTCTTCTTTCACTTGTATACTTAAGCAAAAATTCTGTATAAAGCAAGGAgcatatttgtttttcaaaactaTGAAAGAATTTGTAGTCTTTTTATATTCTTAAAGTTTAACCACCATATACTGAATATACATTttgatttaattacaaaacaccAATACATCAATCAGTCATATATAAAAGTACCAAACTGAGATTTTTACCATGAGAAGTTATTGCAAATATAAATAGAATAGAAGatattgcatttaaaatggcCATGGTTACTATGCTCACTTGAGATGAAACAGCTATTGATGCTATTTCCTAATTCTTCAGTGCAATCTTGTTGCAAATTAAAATCGTGGTACAATATTATCAGAAAAACCTTAGATTATACAGAAAAACTAGTTTTTGTCTGTTTAAAAAGCTAGTAAtataaactattttaatttaacaagGCTTTGTGGCATGTTCAAACGCATGCaggattaatttaaaaaataacaattccCATGTGACATCTATAATAAAGTCAGTTCAAAAGGGTTGCAAGAACAGtcaagcatttttaaaaatggtcTTTTCTAGTTTTATGTTAAGTTAATACAATTTTACATAAATCATAGGTACATTAAATATAGTTTGCAAACCAATTTCCCCAAGAGAATGGCAGATGTCCATCCATGTACAGAAAACAGCCCAACACAAGCCCATCTTAAATGCAAAACTTTGATTAAAACACTGGCTAAATCTGACCATGGCTGTGATACCATGCTCAAGATTTAAAAGAATATTGCAGCCAGAAATGAAAATCTGACAATATTTTATCACCTTTAGTTTCAAAATGGTTCCAAACTGTATtgacttctttcttctgtagaacacaaaacaaGTCATGGAGTTGTTTATAGCAAAATATCCAAGCGGCTCTATTCtataaaagtgaaaggtgactacGACAGTCCCACTAATatccatatgatttgatatgaagtaCCTGTAACTATCATGTCCATAACACATTATTATAGGCATTTCAAGTAAAGAAGGGAGACCATTTGTTCATCATTAATATGTGCACAACGCCAACGTCAGTTATGGTCCAATTAACACgtacatgctggacaaagccgAGCTACAGTCACATTATTTAGGTTATATTTTAGTCTGACTTCGCAGAAATCGGACTGGTATGATTTCAGTCaaactaaagcatttacatggtATTTAAAATAGGAGTATTTTTAGTCTtactgaaatcgaacttttaaagtgcatgtaaacgtactgagtgGATGACAATAAATGTCAGTCTGATCATCACACTAAACTACCATATGACTTTGAATATAGTGTACATGTCAGATGGACTGTTCCTGTGATGCTTTTATTgtactttttgtcctttttggagcttgacagcccctggtcaccatgcacATTCATTGTATAGAAGAAAACAAATGGGAAATTCTAATCCTTTcttgttccacagaaaaatgtAAGTCATAatgttaaaacaacatgaggttgagtcaATAATGAcaagaatgtacatttttgatgTGAACTGTGAAAGAGAAAGTAAGAACTTCTGTTCAGTATTGGTGAAAATTTTAAGAAATTCCCTTCCATGGAAGTCAAATACAGTAATAAGTCTTGTCAGTCTCATTTATACTCAAACTATGCTCTTgtgcatacaccgatcagccacaacattaaaaccacctgcttaatattgtgtaggtccccctcgtgccgccaaaacagctctgacccgtcgaggcatggactccacaagacctctgaaggtgtcctgtggtatctgacaccaagatgttagcagcagatcctttaagtcctgcaaGTTGCGAGGcgaggcctccatggatcggacttgttggtccagcacatcctatagatgctcagtcagattgacatctggggaatttggaggccaagtcaacaccttgaactctgtcatgtttctcaaaccattcctgaacaatttttgcagtgtggcagggtgcattatcctgctgaaagagaccactgccatcagggaataccgttgccatgaaggggtacatggtctgcaacaatctttaggtaggtggtacgtgtcaaagtaacacccacatgaatgccaggacccaaggtttcgcagcagaacatttcccagagcatcacactgcctccaccggcatGCCTTcatcccatagtgcatcctgccgCCATCTTTTAcccaggtaaacaatgcacacgcacccggctgtccacatgatctaaaagaaaacgtgattcatcagatcagaccaggccaccttcttctatTGCTCCagggtccagttctgacgctcacatgcccattgtagccgctttcagcggtggacaggggtcaacaCGGGCACTCTGatcggtctgcggctacgcagccccatatgcagcaagctgcgatgcactgtgtgttctgacacatttctatcatggccagcattaagtttttcagcaatttgtgctacagtagctcttctgtgggatcagaccagacgggctagtcttcgctccccacgcacatcagtgagccttgggtgcccatgaccctgtcgccagttgTCCTTCCTTTTGGTAGGTTCTAACCACTGCATACAGGGAACACCCCaaaagacctgctgttttggagatgctctgacccagtcgtctagccatcacaatttggcccttgtcaaagtcgctcagatccttatgcttgctcATTTTTCCcccttccaacacatgaaattcaagaacagactgttcacttgctgcctaatatatcccaccccttgacaggtgccattgtaacgagataaatgttattcacttcacctgtcagtggttttaatgttgtggctgatcagtgtatgtccaCACCAATAATTACACAGTATCAGTACTTGCATCACTTGCAAAATATAGAAATACAGATGATACTCAATGAACTAAGCATTGGTGAGTTACTGTCACAAGAGGTCTTGCAAGAGTTAAGAAACCTTTAGCAAAATAAATAAGAAGCAATGGACCTTAGTCTGGAaaaatgccatatttaatttgatgatatgaatgaaaatgaggcgGTTAGGGATAGACTGTACTGTATACCTTGGTGTAGAACGATCATCTGACAAAACTACATCTTTACAAAACATTTCCAGTGGACAAGAAACACCTGGAAACATGGTTTACAAAAATTAGACATGACCTTAGACCTTAAAatgtaagttcacccaaaaatgaaaatgaaaaatggatttatacaccattcactttcaatgtatggacaaaatatgcaatgaaagtgaatggtgtcttatgctaacattctgccgaacttctccttttgtggtctatggaagaaaaaaagtcatacttgtttggagcaacatgaggatgGGTAAAAATGTCcacattcatttttgggtgaactattcctttaagacagaaCAAACTATTGAACAGACTGTACGTCTATATATATACCCTGACTCAGGTCCATGGGCAACTGCGATGTACAGTACAAAACCTTAGCTGACATGTAAATGTCTTACTTTAAAActgatattttaacattaatatgtctttataaatttaaataatcaagagaataaattaatataaattttgagtggttatgattttaaaaacacaataaaaaaagatGTGACACCATGATAAATATGCCCTTGGTACCAGTAATCAGAATGAATGTGTTCAAAGTTCAACAGGGATTAGAAATTTAGATGGTGCTGTTCTGTGGGTCTCATGTTCTTAATAAACCATCATAAACTGGTTCCTAGTCCTGTGCATTCTCTGAATTACTCTAGTGCATCCTTACAATGAAGCATCTGTCTACTTAAAACAAGCACTAACTGATGGTAcctgatttatatatttataactgAGTGGTAACAACCAAAGCTTTTAATGCTTTAGAAAAGAATAGTCATCAACA from Myxocyprinus asiaticus isolate MX2 ecotype Aquarium Trade chromosome 35, UBuf_Myxa_2, whole genome shotgun sequence includes these protein-coding regions:
- the zgc:77375 gene encoding haloacid dehalogenase-like hydrolase domain-containing 5 yields the protein MKALSALMRSASCVCSRQQVQRVPAPGRCGMCSKFQPSFGLLFDIDGVLVRGKTPIPAAKRAFQKLVDSKGQFVVPVVFVTNAGNCLRQKKADQLSHILGVPISQDQVMMSHSPLRMFKKYHDKCVLVSGQGPVLDIAKNVGFTNVVSVDMLRESFPLLDMVDHNRRPKLPSSPVVNLPRVEAVVLFGEPIRWETNLQLIIDILLTNGNLSNAYKSAHSSHLPLLACNMDLMWMAEAHSPRFGHGTFMVCLESIYKKITGKDLKYEALMGKPSELTYHFAEYLIREQAAERGWGAPIRSLYAIGDNLMTDIYGANLYNRYLEERMARKTIKAVANVVTGTGAPSPVPQEVDMDNGWESELASPSAMSCKSILVCTGVYNPHMELPKNANQCIKETVFHGHRDFHFDPALVEPERIVQDVDAAVELIFEMEKFETAV